In Elusimicrobium sp., one genomic interval encodes:
- a CDS encoding efflux RND transporter periplasmic adaptor subunit: MCKKIVALGCVAVGLAIFFSAGCKKKNADATAPVSVVNAVTVLQQDLPWTIEYPAQVAGSLDIQIRAQVGGILEARLYNEGEYVEAGTQLFQIDDKEYKVALEKAQGTLAQAIAQEKQTKRTYTRMKSLRADNAISQQDYDNALSAYEAAQANVKVAKAGVSNAEINLGYTKVTAPISGIAGKESQSVGSLVSAAGETGLLTTMVQINPLYVNFSMPSRQFEQLAAGFMSGQITIGTEEQRKSLSAENYRKVGAEDAPIYVEAVLANGRVYPEKGKIVFFDSTENTQTSSLAIKAEFPNPKNSRLLMPGQFVRVHLVGATYKNAILIPSSAVLNTQNGMISYVIDENDSLVARPIQAHLQDDMYIVTDGLKAGERVVSGGLAKVRPGQQVQVQMKEFSVSAEKEEVQPAQEDGRSVAELEKVIENAEAPDTQAVPNEAAQEAVPAAQETAPATK; encoded by the coding sequence ATGTGTAAAAAAATTGTCGCCCTCGGTTGTGTAGCCGTCGGCCTTGCTATTTTCTTTTCTGCCGGTTGCAAGAAAAAAAACGCTGATGCAACCGCACCGGTTTCCGTTGTAAATGCCGTAACGGTGTTACAACAGGATTTGCCTTGGACGATTGAATACCCGGCCCAAGTAGCGGGTTCGCTCGATATTCAAATCCGCGCGCAAGTGGGCGGTATTTTGGAAGCCCGCTTGTATAATGAAGGGGAATATGTAGAAGCCGGTACGCAACTTTTTCAAATTGATGACAAAGAATATAAGGTTGCTTTGGAAAAAGCCCAAGGAACTTTGGCCCAAGCCATCGCCCAAGAAAAACAAACCAAACGCACCTATACGCGTATGAAAAGTTTGCGTGCGGATAATGCCATCAGCCAACAAGATTACGACAATGCTCTCTCCGCTTACGAAGCCGCCCAAGCCAATGTAAAAGTGGCCAAGGCCGGGGTAAGCAATGCGGAAATCAATTTGGGTTATACCAAAGTAACGGCTCCCATTTCGGGTATCGCCGGGAAGGAAAGCCAATCAGTCGGCAGTTTGGTTTCTGCCGCAGGCGAAACGGGGCTCCTCACCACCATGGTACAAATCAACCCCTTATATGTAAACTTCTCCATGCCCAGTCGCCAATTCGAACAATTAGCCGCAGGTTTTATGTCCGGCCAAATCACAATTGGCACGGAAGAACAACGCAAATCTTTATCGGCTGAAAATTACCGCAAAGTAGGTGCGGAAGATGCCCCTATTTATGTAGAAGCCGTATTAGCCAACGGGCGCGTGTATCCCGAAAAAGGCAAAATTGTATTTTTCGACAGCACCGAAAACACCCAAACCTCCAGCTTGGCTATCAAGGCCGAATTTCCCAATCCTAAAAACAGCCGTTTGTTGATGCCCGGTCAATTTGTACGCGTACACTTGGTGGGTGCTACTTACAAAAATGCTATTTTGATTCCTTCTTCTGCCGTTCTTAACACACAAAACGGTATGATTTCGTATGTGATTGACGAAAACGATTCCTTGGTTGCCCGCCCGATTCAAGCACACTTGCAAGATGATATGTATATCGTAACCGACGGCTTAAAAGCCGGCGAACGCGTGGTGAGCGGCGGTCTTGCCAAAGTGCGCCCCGGTCAACAGGTGCAAGTACAAATGAAGGAATTTTCCGTCTCGGCCGAAAAAGAAGAAGTACAGCCGGCGCAAGAAGATGGACGCAGTGTAGCGGAGTTGGAAAAAGTCATTGAGAACGCCGAAGCGCCCGATACGCAGGCTGTTCCCAACGAAGCCGCCCAAGAAGCCGTTCCCGCTGCTCAAGAAACTGCACCCGCAACGAAATAA
- the cysK gene encoding cysteine synthase A, producing MKIESMERMIGRTPLIEITRMNPGPGRVFAKLEMFNPFSIKDRAALFMLNAAEEREILAPGGTIVEPTSGNTGIALAFLAAVRGYKCVLTMPANMSPERMQLMKALGAQIVLTPIEKGMQGAVDMAREILEKTPNSFMPDQFNNPANALAHEKTTGPEIWEDMKEKIDVFICGVGTGGTLTGVGHFLTKKNPDIKIVAVEPADSPLLSGGNPAPHKLQGIGANFIPSLLDRRLLDCVAPVTYEHALETTRKLAQTQGILTGISGGAALWAALRESAKETSEGKNIVTILPDGAERYLSTGLFN from the coding sequence ATGAAAATAGAATCTATGGAGCGCATGATAGGCCGAACGCCGCTTATCGAAATTACCCGCATGAACCCGGGCCCGGGCCGCGTGTTTGCCAAATTGGAAATGTTCAATCCGTTTAGCATTAAAGACCGAGCCGCTTTGTTTATGCTCAATGCTGCCGAGGAAAGAGAAATTCTGGCTCCCGGCGGAACTATTGTGGAACCTACCAGCGGAAACACGGGGATTGCACTTGCTTTTTTGGCGGCCGTACGCGGATACAAATGCGTTTTGACCATGCCCGCCAACATGAGCCCGGAACGCATGCAACTTATGAAGGCTTTGGGCGCGCAAATTGTGTTAACTCCCATTGAAAAAGGCATGCAGGGAGCGGTGGATATGGCACGGGAAATTTTAGAAAAGACCCCCAACTCCTTTATGCCGGATCAATTCAACAATCCGGCCAATGCACTCGCACACGAAAAAACAACCGGGCCCGAAATTTGGGAAGACATGAAAGAGAAAATAGATGTATTTATCTGTGGTGTGGGAACGGGCGGAACTTTAACGGGAGTGGGGCATTTTTTAACCAAAAAGAACCCGGATATTAAAATAGTGGCGGTAGAACCGGCCGACTCGCCGCTCCTTTCCGGCGGGAATCCGGCCCCGCACAAACTACAGGGAATCGGAGCAAACTTTATCCCATCGCTTTTGGATAGACGGTTACTGGACTGTGTGGCCCCTGTCACCTACGAACACGCGCTGGAAACAACCCGAAAACTCGCACAAACACAAGGAATTTTAACGGGCATTTCAGGCGGAGCCGCCCTATGGGCTGCCTTGCGGGAAAGCGCAAAAGAAACCAGCGAAGGCAAAAATATCGTTACCATACTGCCGGACGGCGCAGAACGCTATTTGAGCACGGGATTATTTAATTAA
- a CDS encoding multidrug efflux RND transporter permease subunit, producing MFSKFFINRPIFATVISLLILLAGIVSITMLPIEQYPDLTPPTVQVSASYPGASPEVIANTVAAPIEQQVNGVEDMLYMNSTSSTNGDMNLMVSFKVGTDPDQAMINVNNRVQGATATLPEDVRRYGVEVNKKSSAILQLIALYSPSGQSDTTTIGNYALINIVDDLKRIEGVGDAQVMSANDYSIRIWVKPDVLSQRGLTISDLVSAVQAQNAQRAAGKIGQPPLPVKVDRTYAIVAPGRLTKPEEFENIILRANADGTSLRLKDVARVELGSQTYEFNGSFNGKPAVPIGVFLSPGANAVATAKAVNEHMKELAKNFPPDLDMNYEVAYDTTLFVSASIEEVIHTLLEAIVLVFLVVYLFLKDWRATLIPCLAVPVSIVGAFAGMMLLGFSINTLTLFGLVLAIGIVVDDAIVVIENVERIMHEDNLPVKEATMKAMDEVSGPVVAIVLVLCSVFVPVAFMGGLTGIMYQQFAITIAVSVVISGIVALTLTPALCALLLKKQEHPTKGFFYQFDRWFEKLTGKYVGFVGFFIRRMPVALIIIALLFAGTLGLFKIVPGSLLPEEDQGIIMVSAQLDPSASLSNSEEVGKQLEEIINSQPEVDKTLILTGYDMLSSTQKNNTVSAFVALKPWKERKAKGMSSTDVVAKIYGASLSKIPTAIVMPFNPPPIMGMSTTGGLEGYIQNRGSGDSQALEAQVQAFVEAAKKRPELSSVSTTFSAAIPQYKLEVDEIKAQSMGVTLGELYSTLQGTFGTTYVNDFTYSGRSFKVMMQAEGEFRARPEQLGEIYTRSSKGSMVPLSSLVTLTPTLGPDMVERFNVFPAAKIMATPASGYSSGDAIRAVEETAKEVLDSNFTLSWTGTTYQEKMSGSSSATALLLGMLVVFLILAAQYEKWSLPIAVLLAVPFAIFGALAGTWARGLSNDIYFQIALVALVGLAAKNAILIVEFAVLLKEQGLETAKAAIQAAEMRFRPIVMTSLAFILGCVPLAISSGAGAASRHSIGTAVVFGMLAATCVAPLFIPLFFCIFDGKKKQDKKEGENTPAEENKEVNI from the coding sequence ATGTTTTCTAAATTTTTTATTAACCGCCCCATTTTCGCTACGGTTATTTCTCTTTTAATTCTGCTCGCGGGGATTGTGTCTATCACCATGCTCCCCATTGAGCAATACCCGGATTTAACTCCCCCTACCGTTCAAGTTTCGGCCAGTTATCCGGGGGCCAGCCCCGAAGTAATTGCAAACACCGTTGCCGCCCCGATTGAACAGCAGGTAAACGGGGTGGAAGATATGTTGTATATGAACTCCACTTCTTCCACTAACGGGGATATGAACCTGATGGTTTCCTTCAAAGTGGGAACCGACCCCGACCAAGCAATGATTAACGTGAACAACCGCGTGCAAGGGGCCACGGCCACTTTGCCGGAAGATGTGCGTCGCTACGGGGTGGAAGTAAACAAAAAATCTTCCGCTATTTTACAGTTAATCGCTTTGTATTCCCCCAGCGGCCAATCTGACACCACCACCATCGGTAACTATGCGCTTATTAACATCGTGGACGACCTAAAACGCATTGAAGGGGTGGGGGACGCGCAGGTTATGTCCGCCAATGACTATTCTATCCGCATTTGGGTAAAGCCCGATGTCCTTTCCCAACGCGGGTTAACCATCAGCGATTTGGTCTCCGCCGTGCAAGCACAAAACGCTCAACGCGCTGCGGGTAAAATCGGTCAACCGCCGCTTCCCGTAAAAGTAGACCGCACTTATGCTATTGTGGCTCCGGGCCGTTTAACCAAACCGGAAGAATTTGAAAATATTATTCTGCGCGCCAATGCCGACGGAACTTCCCTGCGTTTGAAAGATGTGGCGCGGGTGGAACTCGGCAGCCAAACTTATGAATTTAACGGTAGTTTTAACGGGAAACCTGCTGTGCCGATTGGGGTGTTTTTGTCCCCCGGGGCCAATGCAGTGGCTACCGCCAAAGCCGTCAACGAACACATGAAGGAACTGGCAAAAAACTTCCCGCCGGATTTGGATATGAATTACGAAGTGGCTTACGATACCACCCTGTTCGTGTCCGCTTCTATTGAAGAAGTAATCCATACGTTGTTGGAAGCCATTGTACTCGTGTTCTTGGTGGTGTATCTGTTCTTGAAGGACTGGCGCGCTACTTTGATTCCCTGCTTGGCGGTGCCGGTATCCATTGTAGGTGCTTTTGCCGGTATGATGTTATTGGGTTTTTCCATTAACACGCTTACATTATTTGGGTTGGTGCTTGCGATTGGTATTGTGGTAGATGATGCCATTGTGGTAATCGAAAACGTAGAACGTATCATGCACGAGGATAACCTCCCCGTCAAAGAAGCCACCATGAAAGCCATGGACGAAGTATCCGGCCCTGTAGTGGCCATTGTGCTGGTGCTTTGTTCCGTATTTGTGCCGGTGGCATTTATGGGCGGGTTGACGGGTATTATGTATCAGCAGTTCGCTATTACGATTGCCGTATCCGTCGTTATTTCCGGTATCGTAGCTTTGACGCTCACGCCGGCCTTGTGTGCGCTTCTTCTTAAAAAGCAGGAACACCCGACCAAAGGCTTCTTCTATCAGTTTGACCGTTGGTTTGAAAAACTGACCGGTAAATATGTCGGCTTTGTCGGGTTTTTTATCCGCCGCATGCCGGTTGCGCTCATCATTATTGCTCTCTTGTTTGCGGGCACTTTGGGCTTGTTCAAAATTGTTCCCGGCAGTTTGTTGCCCGAAGAAGACCAAGGTATCATTATGGTATCGGCCCAGTTGGATCCGTCCGCCTCTCTTTCTAATAGTGAAGAAGTGGGAAAACAACTGGAAGAAATCATTAACTCTCAGCCCGAAGTGGATAAAACTTTAATCCTCACCGGGTACGATATGTTAAGCAGTACCCAAAAGAACAACACGGTTTCTGCTTTCGTGGCCTTAAAGCCTTGGAAAGAACGCAAAGCGAAAGGCATGAGTTCTACGGATGTGGTAGCCAAAATTTACGGGGCTTCTTTATCCAAGATTCCCACCGCTATTGTTATGCCGTTTAACCCTCCGCCCATTATGGGTATGAGTACCACGGGCGGTTTGGAAGGGTATATCCAAAACCGCGGTTCCGGAGACAGCCAAGCCCTCGAGGCGCAAGTGCAGGCTTTTGTGGAAGCGGCCAAAAAACGCCCGGAACTTTCCAGCGTCAGCACTACTTTTTCCGCTGCTATTCCGCAGTATAAGTTGGAAGTTGATGAAATCAAAGCCCAGTCCATGGGTGTAACGCTGGGAGAACTCTATTCCACGTTGCAAGGTACTTTCGGTACTACTTATGTAAACGATTTTACCTATTCGGGCCGCAGTTTTAAGGTAATGATGCAGGCGGAAGGCGAATTCCGCGCCCGTCCGGAACAACTGGGCGAAATTTACACCCGCTCCAGCAAAGGTTCCATGGTTCCGCTTTCTTCGCTTGTAACGCTCACGCCGACTTTGGGGCCCGATATGGTGGAACGCTTTAATGTGTTTCCCGCGGCCAAAATTATGGCTACGCCTGCTTCCGGCTACAGTTCCGGTGATGCAATCCGTGCGGTAGAAGAAACCGCCAAAGAAGTGTTGGATAGCAACTTCACGCTCTCCTGGACGGGTACTACCTATCAGGAAAAAATGTCCGGCAGTTCGTCAGCCACCGCCCTTTTGTTGGGTATGCTGGTAGTGTTCTTGATTTTGGCGGCCCAATACGAAAAATGGAGTTTGCCGATTGCTGTTCTTTTGGCTGTTCCGTTTGCTATTTTCGGGGCCTTAGCCGGTACTTGGGCGCGCGGATTATCCAATGATATTTATTTCCAAATCGCACTTGTTGCGTTGGTGGGTTTGGCTGCCAAAAACGCCATTTTGATTGTAGAATTTGCTGTTCTTCTTAAAGAACAAGGTTTGGAAACGGCCAAAGCCGCTATCCAAGCTGCCGAAATGCGCTTCCGCCCGATTGTGATGACCTCTTTGGCCTTCATCTTGGGGTGCGTGCCGCTGGCTATCAGTTCGGGTGCCGGGGCGGCCAGCCGTCACTCTATCGGTACGGCGGTAGTGTTCGGTATGTTGGCGGCTACTTGTGTGGCGCCGTTGTTTATCCCGCTTTTCTTCTGTATTTTTGACGGTAAGAAAAAGCAGGATAAAAAGGAAGGGGAAAACACCCCTGCCGAAGAAAACAAAGAGGTGAATATATGA
- a CDS encoding efflux transporter outer membrane subunit has protein sequence MSFKKLGLLATLACLLAGCMFGPNYKQPELDLPTGAAADKFSIFTTAKWWEVFEDPVLNQLEEDALAYNKDLQAAVARVDQARAAVGIARADQLPSLSAAADSGRAGTASGSGQTQSTANVSVAYELDLWGKYRRLSEAARAQLLASEASRDTVRLTLTADVANNYFTLLMLDEQIEIAARTLAARQENVRIYESRYKNGYSTEVDLRRVQANMSSVQAQEQQLRLKRTQAETALSVLLGKSPREMIENKLPRGKKLAEVTLIPDIPADLPSDLLARRPDVRAAEGQLIAANANIGAARASYFPSIPLTASVGYASTALDSLFSGAAGAWSLGGQVLAPIFEGGKIRAQNQQAEAKYAEMLATYEKTVQGAFKEAYDALAANRLNREIFDSYQSQTVAMQRSYDLTKKQEDAGLIGVTDLLSVEENLLSAEMNLASARNDELAAVVNLAKALGGGWNTEGGFGPYEDLVKKQQADLKQNK, from the coding sequence ATGAGTTTCAAAAAATTAGGGCTTTTGGCAACACTTGCTTGTCTGCTCGCGGGGTGTATGTTCGGCCCCAACTATAAACAGCCGGAGTTAGATTTGCCTACCGGCGCGGCGGCCGATAAGTTCAGTATTTTTACAACTGCCAAGTGGTGGGAAGTTTTTGAAGATCCGGTTCTTAACCAACTGGAAGAAGACGCCCTTGCCTACAACAAAGATTTGCAAGCGGCCGTAGCACGGGTGGATCAGGCGCGTGCGGCGGTGGGGATTGCCCGCGCGGATCAGTTGCCCAGTTTGTCGGCCGCGGCAGATTCCGGCCGCGCCGGAACGGCAAGCGGTTCGGGTCAAACGCAAAGCACGGCCAATGTGTCTGTGGCGTACGAATTGGATTTGTGGGGTAAATACCGCCGTTTGAGCGAAGCGGCCCGTGCCCAATTATTGGCTAGCGAAGCTTCGCGCGATACCGTCCGTTTAACCTTAACGGCCGATGTAGCCAACAATTATTTTACGCTTCTTATGTTGGACGAACAAATTGAAATTGCCGCGCGCACTTTGGCGGCACGCCAAGAAAATGTCCGCATTTATGAAAGCCGCTACAAAAACGGTTACAGTACAGAAGTGGATCTGCGCCGCGTGCAGGCTAATATGTCCAGCGTGCAAGCACAGGAACAGCAACTCCGCTTAAAACGTACCCAAGCCGAAACGGCTCTGTCCGTGTTGTTGGGGAAATCTCCGCGCGAAATGATTGAAAATAAATTGCCACGCGGTAAAAAATTGGCGGAAGTTACTTTGATTCCCGATATCCCGGCGGACTTGCCTTCGGACTTGTTGGCCCGTCGCCCCGATGTGCGTGCGGCGGAAGGGCAGTTGATTGCGGCCAATGCCAACATCGGTGCGGCCCGTGCTTCTTACTTCCCGTCTATTCCGTTGACGGCATCCGTGGGTTATGCCAGCACCGCGTTGGATAGTTTATTTAGCGGTGCCGCCGGTGCGTGGAGTTTGGGAGGACAGGTTCTTGCGCCTATTTTTGAAGGTGGAAAAATCCGCGCCCAAAACCAGCAGGCCGAAGCCAAATATGCCGAAATGTTAGCCACTTACGAAAAAACCGTTCAAGGGGCTTTCAAGGAAGCGTATGATGCGTTGGCGGCTAACCGCTTAAACCGCGAAATTTTTGATTCTTACCAATCACAAACGGTTGCCATGCAACGCAGTTACGATTTAACCAAAAAGCAAGAAGATGCCGGCCTTATCGGAGTAACAGATTTACTCAGCGTAGAAGAAAACCTGTTATCGGCCGAAATGAATTTGGCCTCTGCCCGCAACGACGAACTGGCCGCTGTAGTCAACTTGGCAAAAGCCTTGGGCGGCGGTTGGAATACGGAAGGCGGATTCGGGCCTTACGAAGATTTGGTAAAAAAACAACAAGCCGACTTGAAACAAAACAAATAA